GTAATAGAGTAAAGTGGCATTTCCTGCTAACTCTTGTAAACCCGCTTGTCCATCACAATCAGCATTAAAAGCTGCCTTCAAACAGCGAATTGCGATCGGACTTTTTTCTAATATTTCATTTGCCCATTTAATCCCTTCCGCTTCCAACTCCTCCACTGGCACCACGCAATTAACTAAACCCATTTCTACAGCTTGTTTCGCATCATATTGACGGCACAAATACCAAATTTCTCGTGCCTTTTTCTGCCCCACAATTCTGGCTAAATAACTAGCACCAAATCCCCCATCAAAGCTGCCTACTTTTGGGCCAGTTTGACCGAAAATTGCATTATCTGCTGCTATTGTCAAATCGCAGATAATATGCAGTACGTGACCGCCACCGATCGCATATCCAGCCACCAGCGCAATCACCACCTTCGGCATCGATCGAATCAACCGTTGCAAATCCAACACATTCAAACGCGGCACTCCATCATCGCCCACATAGCCGCCCGTTCCCCGCACGCTTTGATCGCCACCCGCACAAAAAGCATACTTACCATCAGTATGAGGCCCAGCACCAGTAAAAAGCACTACTCCGATACTGCTATCTTCACGGGCATCACAAAAAGCATCATAAAGTTCAAACACCGTTTTCGGGCGAAAAGCATTCCGCTTGTGAGGACGGTTAATCGTAATTTTCGCGATGCCGTCCATTTTGTGATATAGGATATCTTCGTAGGTTTTGGCAGTTTGCCATTCAACTTGCATAGATTGGTTAGTAGAATTAATTGCAATTCTCTATCCTATTTCCTTAAATAAACCATTCCGACGAACGCTCCCCCAATTCAATCGGAATGTTCACCGCTTTACCCAGACGGGGACGCTCTTTCGTCTGTTCGATATATTTTTGCACCTGGGCAGCGTTATTCCAAGCTTGGATATAACTGGCAATCGTATCCAAATGAGCGATATATTCCGCTTCTGAAAGAGGAAAAGAAGCTTGTTCGAGATATTTCCACATCACTTGCAGGAAAATCTTGCCCTGACTGCGCCGCACCTGCACATCGAAAGAGTATCCCCACTTATCAAGTAAAATCTGACGTAACTCCTGTCCTGTCATAACCGCTCTGTAATTATTTCCTCAAACGTGCTTCTAGATTATTAGGACTTCCCCAGCAACTTCAAGCAGTTAAGACAAAGGATGAAGTCTGAAGGATGAAGTATAAAATAAACAATTTTCTCCCCTGCTCCCCTGCTCCCCATCTCCCCATCCCCCCACCTCCCCATCCTCTCTTCCTTCAAATCAATAACTTCTAAATATGAGACGGGTGTCAAAAAATGTAATAATACCCCTGAGAAAGTTGTAGACCAGTTTCTCAAAGGTTTTTTAAGACCTTGCCAGAGAGCGGCTTATCGCACGTTCACAACCGCAGGCTGGGAAAACTTTGAAATTTTCTCAGATTCTTGACAAAGATACACAATTAAGCATAGATTATGGCTCAAGTTTCGGGATCAGCTGACGTACCCGATATGGGGCGTCGTCAGTTTATGAATTTGCTAACATTTGGCACCATCACGGGAACGGCTTTAGGAGCCTTATATCCCGTTGTCAAATATTTTATTCCCCCATCTGCTGGTGGTAGTGGTGGTGGCGCGATCGCAAAAGACGCTCTGGGCAACGACCTGATTGTGAGCGAATATTTGCAGACTCACAACCCAGGCGACCACTCCCTTGCTCAAGGACTCAAAGGCGACCCCACCTACGTTGTGGTTACCGATGAAAGAGCCATTGGAGATTTTGGCATCAACGCCATCTGTACCCACTTGGGTTGCGTCGTACCTTGGAACGTTGCCGAGAACAAATTTAAATGTCCTTGCCACGGTTCACAATACGACAGCAACGGTAAGGTAGTGCGCGGGCCAGCCCCCCTATCTCTGGCACTGGTTCATGCCACCGTGACAGCAGACGACAAGATTAACTTTACGCCTTGGACGGAAACCGACTTCCGCACTGGCGAAGCACCTTGGTGGGCTTAACGATTTTAGATTTTGGATTTGAGATTGAAAAATTGAACGAATCCGAAATCGAGAATGCCCAAACTAAAAACTGAGAACTATAGATTTGACTTTGGTCACGGAATCTTTGTAATTACAGATGAAAAAAGTTCGTTTACTGTCACGCGGTAGCAAATGGGCGATCGGTAAAATCGCAGTATTAGCGATCGCAACATTTGCACTCTTCTTTGCCAGCGATTTAGTACTCCCTCAATCCGCCGCCGCCTACCCCTTCTGGGCGCAAGCAACCGCCCCAGAAACACCCCGCGAACCCACCGGACGGATCGTTTGTGCCAACTGTCACCTAGCAGCTAAACCCGCCGAAGTAGAATTACCCCAATCCGTTCTACCCGACACCGTATTTGAAGCTGTAGTCAAAATTCCTTATGACCTCAGCGCTCAACAAGTACTCGGCGACGGTTCCAAAGGCGGCTTAAACGTCGGTGCCGTCCTCATGTTGCCCGAAGGCTTCAAAATCGCTCCGGAAGATAGAATTCCGGAAGAAATGAAAGAAAAAGTCGAAGGACTTTATTACCAAACATACAAAGAAGGCCAAGATAACGTCGTTATTATTGGGCCATTACCGGGCGAACAATACCAAGAAATCGTTTTCCCTGTACTCTCCCCCAACCCCGCAACCGATAAAAACATCCACTTCGGTAAATACCCCGTTCACTTAGGCGCTAACCGGGGACGCGGACAAGTTTACCCCGCAGGTAACAAGAGCAACAACAACGTTTACAACGCTTCCGTCGGCGGCACCGTTACTAAAATTGCCCCAGTTGAAGATGGCGGCTACGAAGTAACCATTCAAACCGAAGATGGCAAAACCGTTGTCGAAGCCATCCCCGCAGGCCCAGAATTGCTCGTCTCGGAAGGCCAACCAGTAAACTCTGGCGACGCCCTGACTAACAACCCCAACGTAGGTGGATTCGGTCAAGATGACGGCGAAATCGTTCTCCAAGACGCCAATCGCATTAAATGGCTGATCCTGTTCTTCATCGGCATCATGCTATCTCAAACCTTCCTCGTACTGAAGAAGAAACAAATCGAGAAAGTGCAAGCCGCCGAAATGAACTTCTAGGTTTTGCTTTAACTCAATAATTAACCAAAATATGGCATAGGGCGGGATTTTTCCGTCCTTTTTCTTTTTTATCATTATTGATAACTTCACCGAAACTTTATTCAGCTGGCTCGAAAAAAGCTTGACACTTAATGTTCGAGGTTATTACTTTAGATGGATGTAGCAAAGATTAAAAAATAACGGTCTTTTGATACAAGCTTGAATTGAGTTTGTTTGAGAGTAACTGACTAAGCTTAAATTCCTATGAAAAATGTATTAACTGGTTTGGCAGTTGGGTTGAGTTTGCTGGTGGGTGTCAGTTATTCTGTAGAGGCTGCTACAGTTACTCTTTACAATGGCTCTGGATCGCCCAGTAGTCAAGGATGGCTGATTGGTGGTGGAGTTAGAACTGTTCTTGGAAATCCTGCACCAGTTGCACTATCTGAAACACCTGTAGCTGGAGGAGTTCAAGTAGTTACTAATGCCAACTCAGCTGAATATGCCGGCTATAGTAACTACAATCCTTTTACATCTTCTCTTGTTAACGCTTCATTTCCCTCCCTAGACCGAACTCTTGGCTACAGCATTACTTTCAGCGTTGCCCTCAACTCTACCACAAGCAATAGTAACGATCGCGCTGCTTTCTCCATCACCGTTATCAGTAGCGATACTTCAGCTATTGAGTTAGGTTTCGAGAATGGCTTGATTTTTGCTCAAAATGCTACTTTCACTCGTGGAGAAAATGCTGCTTTTAACACAACCTCTGCTAGCACTTATACATTAACTGTATTAAATAGTGGTTATACACTTTCCAACGGTTCTCAAACATTGAGTGGTTCGTTGCGTAATTACATCTTTAATCCAGCAACCAGCAGTCCGCCTTTACCATCAAACCCTTATACAACTCCAAACGCCTTATTCTTTGGTGATAACACCGGGCAAGAATTTGGCACTTTTACCCTCGGTGCTGCCTCACTTACTACTAATGACGCTACCCCCGTACCATTCGGTTTTCATCCTACCTTCGGTTTATTTATACTGGGAGTTTGGGCGACATTTCATCATTTCAAAAATAAAAAGAAATGAAATTTGCACTACTGCTTTATTTCCAACAAGCAAGATATTGGTTATTAGCTATATTAGGTGCATTAATTGTCATCAACCTTCAATTAAACTGGCGATTTACAACCAACCTTTCCCAATTAACCATTAGTATTTTCTTTTGGGTTGCTGCATTATCCCTAATTTATAAAAAACGCCATAACCTTAAATTAGAAAGCGATTTTTTTTCAACTATAATGGGGATATTATTAATTGTTTGGGTGCTGGTTCGCAATGCAAATCAGACCAGTAATGATGATATCTTACAATACTTATCACCTTTTTTCTCAGCTATAGGAGTTGCTTTACTAGCTTCTGGAATTAAAGAAATAAAACAATATTGGCAGCCATTAATAACAGTCTTTTTCTTAAGCTTACCAAACTTAACCATAATAAATCTCATGGAGAAGACTATGAAAATTAGCCTTCTCAGTGCCAAGATTTGCAATTTCGTTCTTTGGTACTTAGGATTTCCAGTTTACCGCCAAGGCGTCATAGTTATTTTACCGAAAGGAGCTATTGAAATATACGCAGGCTGCGCTGGTATCGATATTATTATTTTACTGCTACAACTTTCAGTAATATTTTTTTTCTTTTTTAATTGCAAAACCTACCAAAAATTATTATTACCGATGGTAGCTATTGCCTTAGCATTGGTAGTTAATAGTGGGCGATTGGTTTGGATGGCTCTTTTGGTTAATTCTTCTAACCAAGCAGCTTTTGATTATTGGCACGGAGCAGAAGGAGCGCAAATATTTTGTAACATTTCTATAGTACTTTTTGGAATAGCGTGTCATTTTTTTATCCGGCAAAATGACCAAAAAATGACTACTTAATAGATTTAAACAGCAATGATTATTCCTAATAAAATCCGCATCTTTATTTTAGCTGTAACGTTCAGTGGAATTGTTCTTACATCGATCGAATTTTTTGTTGCTCCCTCTTTAGGTAAAAGGATACAATTTGATTTCCCTTCCCAAATTCCTTTACCAGGATGGCAACTTACCGAAAGTAATCTCATCAATAATAAGAGTCAAGATAATTACCAATATGTAAGCGGAAAATTCTATAAATATCAACAGAATCAATATACTATCGATATAGAGATGCGCTATTTAGTACATACAAATGGTAGCATTCCAGACCTAATAAAAATTTACACCTTTATCGAACCATCTTCTAATCTAATATCGCTAAACACGAGTAAAATAAAAAATGTAGGCTTTCACAATCTGTTTGTAAGCCAAGGAAGAGCTTATTTGAATGCTTGTATTAATCCTAGAGGAGGTAGTACTGTTACTAATCAACAGTTTGCTGAAAATCGTCGTAATTATGACTTAAAATTTAGTCGTTTACTTCCTTGGCTAATCGGTAAAGAAAACCTCCGGGATTGGCGTTGTCTTTGGGTAAATATGTCTGTTCCTTTAGATAATTCTTCTCCTCAAGAAGCATACCGCATATTAGAAAAAGCATGGATTTATTGGTATCAATGGTGGAGTACTCGTTTCCCCAAGCCTTGAGCAAATTACTATTTTAGAGAAAATTTTATGAATGAATTGCCGGAAATTGAATGGCGAACTACTTCTTTAATCCGCGTAGCGGGATATGGTTTATTATTATTAGCAGCTTTTGACTACGTTAATATTTTTATTCCTTCACGTTTTACCAATCCGGTATGGGAATTTCAGATGATGGCAGAATTGATAGAAAAATCGCCTGTCCCTTTGATAGGGCTGGTATTTGTATTTTATGGTAAAGATGAATTTCGCAGAGAAATTGAAAATATTTTCTTGAGAATTTTATCTTGGTTTTGCTTAGTGGTTGCCATATTGTATATAGTGCTAATACCGTTGGGAGTAAATAACACGATCAGAATCAATAATTTAAATAATTCCCAAATAAATAATCAACTTTCCCAACAACTTGGCCAACTTCAACAAGTTACTACCAGACTAAATGAAGCTTCGTCTCAACAAAATATAGCTAATCTTTATAATGCGATTACTCGTCAAAATCTTCCGCCAAATATTAACAATCCCGAAGAACTGAAAAAACGACTTTTATCAGAAGTCGAGGCAACTCGAAATCGAGTGCAAATGGAAGCTGAAACTACGCGCAAAAATCAAAAGATTAACCTTCTGAAGAATTCTGTTAAATGGAATTTAGGTGCTATTATATGCGGTGTTTTGTTTATGATGGTTTGGAGAATTACTAATTGGGCACGTTAATCTTGATAGGCTATCTTGGTAAGCAATGATTTCATGTAAATTCAGATAGCTATATTTCATAGTATGGACTTTAGTCATTATTTATTTGAGTACGAGAGGACTGAAGTCCTCAATACAAACCTTTTGATTCTTGTGGCTGAATCGAATTCAGGAATAAAATAATTCTGACTCGGAGAATTCTGACTCCTGAATTCTGAATTCTTTAATTACAATGGCTGATAAACTTGATAGTTAATATTGGGGAAAATGTTATCAATGGCTTCTACTTTGCTGAGCCAACCACTGTCAATTTTGCCAGCTTTGATATCTTCGTAGAGTTTGTTGAAGCGCCTGAGATGCGATCGCGTCCGGCGTACTGCATATGGAACCATCGTACCAGTCCGCATGATAAACGCCCAGTCAGAAGATTGGGCCAAGAGCAATTCTCGCGCCGCTTGATTGAGGGCACGATATTCCAACTCATTAGCAGCTTCTATTTTTCCCAACTCGATCATCCGTTCTGCCGCTTTGTGCAAGTAGGGATAAATCCAAGAATTAGTATCGTTGAGCCAATATTCGTGAAAACCTTTAAAACCCCAACTAGATTGAGCCAGACGAACAACTTGTTGCTGAGGATGAGTGCGTAAATAATCTGCTAAATGAGTCATGGCATAGGTACTTTGGTCGTGCCAAGTTTTGCGGAACAGGAAATCCAAAAACCAAGGGCCCTCGTACCACCAGTGACCGAACAACTCCGCATCGTAGGGTGAAACAATGATGGGCGGACGTTCCATTACATTATATAGATGCTGGACTTGCCGCTCCCGGTTATACATAAAGTTACCCGCGTGTTCGGCTGCCTTTTGCCTTGCCCAATAAGGGTCATAAAGAGTTTTATCAGCTAAACCCAATCCCCGACCAGTTATTTTGTGATACTTAATACCGATATTTTTGCGCTGACCATTGGGCATGATGTAAGGTTTAATATATTCGTATTCTGCTTCCCAACCCAAATCCTTATAAAATTCTCGATATTCCGGGTCGCCTGGATATCCTAATTGAGAAGACCAGACCTGATGAGCGGATTCGTGGTCGCGACCGTAAGCAGCGATACCTGACTCTGTAAACACCGGTGCATAAGTACCGTAGCGCGCGCGGGGCTTACCGTAAATAATGCCATGTCCGTCAATCAGAAAATAGCGCAAACCAGCATCCGCCAGCATTCGCTCTAGTCCGTTATAGTAAGCACACTCCGGCAACCACATTCCTCTCGGAGGACAGCCAAAATTTTCCTCGTAGTGTTCGCAGGCTACTTTAATTTGCGCCCAAACTGCTTGAGGATAAATTTTCATTAAAGGCAAATAGCCATGAGTAGCGCCACAAGTAATGATTTCTAAGTTATTGCTATCCTGGTACTGCTTAAAAGCAGTGACTAAATCCCCTTGATAGCTTTCCCAAACCTTACGGGTAGTTTGAAATTCTTTAGCGTAATATTCAGCTAAGTACCGAAGATGACCGTTATGTTGATGATGGTCGATTTCCTTTTCCGCCAACTCTTGTAGCTGGGCTAAATGCTTATCGTAGCGCTCTTGCAATAAAGGATCGCGTAACATTGACACCAAAGGAGGCGTCAAGCTCATCGTAATTTTAAAGTCAATCCCATCTCGCTTTAATCCCTCAAACATGAGTAGTAAAGGGACATAGGTTTCCGTAATGGCTTCATAAAGCCACTCTTCTTCCAATACGTAGTCACTTTCGGGGTGTCGAACGAAGGGCAAGTGGGCGTGGAGGACAAGAGCGAGATAGCCGATAGCCATAATGATTCAATGGGGTGGATTAGGGTGAAACCGCAGCAGGATGTAGAAGGGTTTAAAGTATTTTAAGATTTTAAGGCGAAAGCAGCAGTATCCCAATTATCGCTAAATCATCTTGGCAATTAAATTAAATAAACTAATTTGGGTTTAAGCTCTATATCTTAGTGACAAGGTGAGAAAAAAAAGTTACCAGGACATGGGAAAGAGGGAGGAGGGAGAAGAGAAGGTCGATCGACAACAGTTGCTTTATTAACGTTTCCTCACAATCGTTCAGTTTTGTTTGCGCCCATTTGACCACCGATCCCGAAGTGTAATCCTGTTTCAGAACTGGTAACTGACAGATCTTGTGGTGTGTTCTCTTTATATTGTTGAAAGTATGCGATCGAAAGCATTATCCCCGACCCCAACTCCCGACTGGGAAGATTTAACCTCCCACATCGCCCCCGACTCAACTCAATTAGATAACATCAAAACCCAACTGGATTTAGTTTTGTTAGCGTTAGAAGCGTTAGCAGGAATCGGTTCGGAAGAGATGCTCGCAGCAGCCGCTTACCTAAATCTGGAATCAATGGTGAGCGATCGAGTTTCCTTGTGGCGTTTGCGCCAGTCCAGCCCTTTAAGGAAAGGACAGGGAGGGCGGAAAAAGCTAGATGTAGAAGAAGCGCGATCGCTAGTTTTAATCAGTTGTCACCTAGCCAAACAGTACCAAGAACTGATCCGTCGCGCTGTCGGTCTCCTAGAGCAGCTAACCGAACAAAACCAAAAACCCCATCAAGTCGCTCTGCTAGGAGATTATATCGATACCTTTAGCAACAAATATCAAGAGCGCATGGAAAATGGAGACAATTATACCCCTGAGTTCCTGATGCACCTTGCCCTTAAACTGCTAATCGATTTGCTCTTTTATAGCAGTCCGGGGGGGCATCGGCGTCTTTGGTTAGCACTCCTGGGCAAAAGTCAAAAATAAGACAGTCATTTGTCAACTGTCATTTGTCAGTTTTCTAAATATTTTTAAACTCGACCGACGACCAATCATCGATGACTGACGACCCATCACCCATTTAAGCTTATGTATTCCGCCAACTCACTTCTGCGACGCTACACGCCCCCCACCTGCACCCTGGAAATTGCGGCCAAAGGTTCTCCCCTCACTCGTTGGTTTGGTCGCCCTTTATTGGAAAAACTACAGTTTTCGTTAAATTTTGACGATCCCCGAATGCCAGAACACAAAAGAGCCACCGTTCGGGGTGATAAAACCCAGTTAGACGCTCTGTGTGAAGTAGTACAAAATTACGTCCAAAATTTTCTCGACCAATCTCCCGATCGATTAAATGCCTCTTTTTTAGCTCCCACATTCACAGATCCCGACCCAGAACTTGCCAACGGTTTGACCGACCCTCCTGCTACCTTAGAACTCAATCAATTAAATAGTGCGGAAACTCAACAAACCCAACTACAGCCATCTCATTCCCCAGAAAGCAACTACCCAGCCAGCGAATCTCAAAACTCATTATCATCTGCAACCAATACCGAAGCGAACCCTCACTCCGCACCGCTAGAAATTCATCAAGAAACTGGTATTTACCTACAACAAAACGGTTTGCTTTCTCACGACCTCTTTTTAGGTTCCCTAGCCACAGAAGAATCCGGGCCAATTATTCATCTCACTTTACTGCAATTATTCGATCTAGCTACTGCGCTGGATGAATACTCATCCGACTTGCTAACGTTACCCAATCTCAATCGCCCAGCCGCCATCAAAACACTACCCCCTTGGGCGAAAATTGCCGCCGCAGTTTTAGTGACCGTAGGTATCGGTACAGTTGCTTACCAAATAATCGATCGCCAAACTACAGACCAACCAGCCACGACCGCGATTAATCCAGAAACAACCCCCAACGAACAGCCACCAATAGCTGCCGTTCCCGCACCTTTAGAAACACCCGGAGTCCCTTCTCCACCAGTATCTTCCTCCCAAACCCTACCGCCTCCACCAACTACCACCACCACTCCCAGTCCGGGCGCGACCCCCCCTGCGACCCCCGGAGTCCTTCCCAGTTTGAACGGAACTTCTCCCCCCACTTCTCCTCTGGGTCCCACCCCAGGCGCAACACCTCCTGCTGGTTCTCCCGTACCACCTACCGCTAGTAGCCCAACTGCACAAACCAACCAACCGCCTGCGGCTTCTCCTTCCCCCGGCTCAGAACTATACAAACTACCCGCAAATGCTGCTTCTTCTCAGCCCAGAAGTACTAATAATCAAAGAGCAAACGTTCAAATATTGCCATCCCAAACCACCACTCGCCCTCAACCTCAACAGCAAGTAGCGGCTCAACCAAGAGTTGCGCTAACGCCTCCTTCCCCTACTCTCACGCCCCCACCACCAGCACCATCGCCACCTCCCTTAGTCGCTCCTCCGGCTCCCAAACCAGGCGATCCCTTACCGGGATCGGGAGAACAAATTGCTCTCAACCCTTCACCCCGCCAGCAACCTGCCCCTCGTCCGGCACCAGCACCGAAACTTACTAATACTCCGGCACCAACCGCTACTGTTGACCGTGCTTTTTCTGATGTGTACCAACGACAACAGGGAACGGAAAACTCACCTTCTGTTTCGGGAGCAACTGCTTCTGGCACTGAAAAAACGCCTGAAATTGCTGCTATGCCCAGACAGAACGCTACTACCGCAGAACAACTGCCAGCAGCAAGTTCGTCCCTCACTTCTCGATCGAACCCGAACCCTCTTCCCACCGCAGAAACAAACGCCAATACTTTATTTGATACGATTCCCCAGGTAGCGGAAGCCAGAAAATATTTCCAAAATCGCTGGCAACCACCAAATAGCCTAACTCAGCGTTTAGAGTATAGTTTGGCACTTAATGCTGATGGCTCCATCCGACAAATTATTCCGTTAGGACAAGTAGCGGAAACTTATTTAGATCGCACGGAAATGCCTTTAATCGGTGAGTCTTTTGTTTCTCCCGTTGATGGAAAACGCACGCCTAAAATTCGGATAGTTCTCAATCCGAATGGCAAAGTTGATACATTCTTAGAATCTTTAGATTGATAGATGAGACAAGGAGATACCTATTCACTTGCTTGGGTGTCACGAATCTAAGGCTTACACACTCGATCGGATGGGTAGGGGTGGGTGAGAGATATAGCTAGGGACTCTCTTGCTAGGGGCTAGGGGAAGAAGGGTCTAGAATCAAGGCTTTCAGCAATTAAGAATGCCTTAATCGACTCTCGTCGGTTGCGATAAATTAAGCGTTTCACAGATAAACCGACTTGAAAACCCGCCCCTACAACCCTTGATTTCTCGTGACTTTGCATAAGTCATAAAATCTTTACTTTTTGCCCCTCAAGCCCCCTGCCGAAATAGTAAATGCAGCAATGTTTAAGCGAACTGATAAGGGATCGGGGTCAAAGCAAGCACGCCTGAAGTCTTTACCTTTCTCCTTTTTTTGTGCGATCCCCCTTTTTCCCAAAGTAGTTTTTGTCCTTTGATAAAGGTAACCAAAAAAATGCAACCCTTGAATAAATCTCTTTCTACTGTCAAATAAAGCGATAGTTTTTTAGGCCGATCGAATCCAGAAAACCTTTATTTAAATCGCGGAAATTTTACCGCTAATTTTAAGGTAACATTAATAACAATCGATTTTACGGATACCGAATAATTAGCCATTTTAAGGACTCGCCATTAACCGGCTAACACTTTAACGGTTGGTTGTGTAGAGTTAGAGGAATTTGTTAGCGGTCCTACTTCCACTTGCCCATCTTCTAAAGGTAACCTTTCCCGTAAGATAGCCATTTCTTGCTGCCAAATCAAAATTTCCTCCATACCTTCCCAAGAAGGTGCAAAGGGAGAAATCGCTAGGGAACAAGCTTGCCAACTACCCCGAACGGGGACGCTTAACTGTTGGCAGAAACCACCTCGTCTTCCCTCTGGCGTATAGAATCGACAAGCTCGACAGGCTGAAGTTGCAGGACTTACCTTCATAAAACCTCTTACTTTTTAGGAGTTACCCCGGGTTGATAAGTTTTTTTGTATTTCATTTTCTATTTATCGCAAATTCTCTGGTGGTCATGAAATCCTTCAAACCTTTATCTGGTAATAGTTTTAGCGATCCCGAAGTAAAAATAAATTTTAGGTTTTCTTCATTTTTACGTTAAGAAATCGATACATTAATTGGGAAAGAACGATATCAATTTCTATAAAAAATAAATCGGGATCAATGGAAACTTCAATGGAGGTCGCGAGCCAAGGTATGCGATCGCGATTCAAAAATAAAAAAAATTGCTCTATCCCAGGATAGATAAAAAAACATAAGATTTTATTATCTAATCGACTAAATTTTAGAGAATTATTAATAATTATCTGTAGGAGGGAAAAATAAAAAAATTCCCAAAAAAAGCCATTTTACTCAAAACCGTGACAAGTATCTAATCTTCTGAATGAACTCATTGACATCCGGAAGATTTTTCTTAAGCACTTAACTAGGTAGACAGGAAGCTCTAAGAAAGGGGCTTGAGGGCAGAGGGAAAAATCGGTGACACTGTTAAAGTAAGTTGGTATGGAAGAGAGTCCCCTACCCTTCATTTATGGGCCTATACCCGAATTTCCTCGTGTGAAGGTAGTAAACCTAATTTTCTAAAACCCCTAAAATGTCACTCAGGGACATCAAAAACATCTTAAATAAGAGGTAAAAAAAAAGTACTTCTGTTTTTGCTATTTCGTTTTTACTTTATACTGTCAAACTTCTCGCTCCAAATCTAGCTATGACTCAAGTCTCCCCCGTTGAACCAACAGAAAAGTCCTCTGCCACTCAGCCCTACTTGCCCGCATTAAAAACGGTGCTAGGAACTCTGGATGTTAAATTAGACGAAGAATTAGCTCGATATCGGCGCAAACGCGGGATCAAAACCTTTACAAATGCTACCAATAAGCGTTCTCAGCCTAAAAAAGGGTTGGATCTGATTGCGATCCGAGCTACTGGAGGTAGAACTCAGCCTCCGGATGTTGAGGAAATGGCATCCCCAGTGAGTTTACCAGTGTCGATAAGTGCCTCTGTTCCTCAAGTAGAAGCTAACAACGGTTATTCAGATATTTCTAATCCAGTACAGCCAGCACCAGCTTATTCGTTAGATAGTAATCCGATCGCACAACCGGAGTTGAACCCAACTTTGACTCAACCAGAGGTGGCTACTTACGGTACGCACCCAGATCGGTATTTAGAATCTTCCGAAGCGCTGCTCAAAAATTTGGAAGAAAAACGGGTCGCTCAACAGCCGGAGCGAACTTTCACAGACAGCCTGTTTACTCCTCTGGGCGTTGGCTCAATGCTACTGTTATTGCTCTCTAGCGCTACCTTGGGCTACGTGGCAGTCAATCCGTCGAGCCTAAGCCATCTGCCTTTCGGAGGTATTTTCGGTTCGCGAAGTACTCGGGAAGCAAAAGACCCTCAACAAACCGCATCTGTTAACGTTGCTAAAACGGGAGATGAGTCGATCCCCAATTCTCCTAACTTGGCTTCTCAAGAGTTCGTAGAGCTAAATTTAAGAACCTTAAGTACGATTACTCCTAGAAATCCCAGGATTCAACCTTTGGCAGCGCCCAGCCCTCAGTTACCAGTCAAGCAACCAGCGCCTCTGCCTAACCCGGTGGCTTCTCCCGTGCCTTTAGATTTGCCTTCCGCACTGCTACCGCAGTCAATTCAGTCAGGGGTGT
This genomic stretch from Leptolyngbyaceae cyanobacterium harbors:
- a CDS encoding DUF4335 domain-containing protein; protein product: MYSANSLLRRYTPPTCTLEIAAKGSPLTRWFGRPLLEKLQFSLNFDDPRMPEHKRATVRGDKTQLDALCEVVQNYVQNFLDQSPDRLNASFLAPTFTDPDPELANGLTDPPATLELNQLNSAETQQTQLQPSHSPESNYPASESQNSLSSATNTEANPHSAPLEIHQETGIYLQQNGLLSHDLFLGSLATEESGPIIHLTLLQLFDLATALDEYSSDLLTLPNLNRPAAIKTLPPWAKIAAAVLVTVGIGTVAYQIIDRQTTDQPATTAINPETTPNEQPPIAAVPAPLETPGVPSPPVSSSQTLPPPPTTTTTPSPGATPPATPGVLPSLNGTSPPTSPLGPTPGATPPAGSPVPPTASSPTAQTNQPPAASPSPGSELYKLPANAASSQPRSTNNQRANVQILPSQTTTRPQPQQQVAAQPRVALTPPSPTLTPPPPAPSPPPLVAPPAPKPGDPLPGSGEQIALNPSPRQQPAPRPAPAPKLTNTPAPTATVDRAFSDVYQRQQGTENSPSVSGATASGTEKTPEIAAMPRQNATTAEQLPAASSSLTSRSNPNPLPTAETNANTLFDTIPQVAEARKYFQNRWQPPNSLTQRLEYSLALNADGSIRQIIPLGQVAETYLDRTEMPLIGESFVSPVDGKRTPKIRIVLNPNGKVDTFLESLD
- a CDS encoding DUF3038 domain-containing protein, producing MCSLYIVESMRSKALSPTPTPDWEDLTSHIAPDSTQLDNIKTQLDLVLLALEALAGIGSEEMLAAAAYLNLESMVSDRVSLWRLRQSSPLRKGQGGRKKLDVEEARSLVLISCHLAKQYQELIRRAVGLLEQLTEQNQKPHQVALLGDYIDTFSNKYQERMENGDNYTPEFLMHLALKLLIDLLFYSSPGGHRRLWLALLGKSQK
- a CDS encoding glycoside hydrolase family 57 protein; amino-acid sequence: MAIGYLALVLHAHLPFVRHPESDYVLEEEWLYEAITETYVPLLLMFEGLKRDGIDFKITMSLTPPLVSMLRDPLLQERYDKHLAQLQELAEKEIDHHQHNGHLRYLAEYYAKEFQTTRKVWESYQGDLVTAFKQYQDSNNLEIITCGATHGYLPLMKIYPQAVWAQIKVACEHYEENFGCPPRGMWLPECAYYNGLERMLADAGLRYFLIDGHGIIYGKPRARYGTYAPVFTESGIAAYGRDHESAHQVWSSQLGYPGDPEYREFYKDLGWEAEYEYIKPYIMPNGQRKNIGIKYHKITGRGLGLADKTLYDPYWARQKAAEHAGNFMYNRERQVQHLYNVMERPPIIVSPYDAELFGHWWYEGPWFLDFLFRKTWHDQSTYAMTHLADYLRTHPQQQVVRLAQSSWGFKGFHEYWLNDTNSWIYPYLHKAAERMIELGKIEAANELEYRALNQAARELLLAQSSDWAFIMRTGTMVPYAVRRTRSHLRRFNKLYEDIKAGKIDSGWLSKVEAIDNIFPNINYQVYQPL